Proteins co-encoded in one Haloarcula sp. DT43 genomic window:
- a CDS encoding ABC transporter ATP-binding protein: protein MTRSESQRDTDETPAVSLSGITKRFGDVVANDGVDFTLEAGSVHALLGENGSGKTTLMSVLYGLYDQDAGDIAVHGDPQAFDSPRDAMDAGVGMIHQHFQLVEPMTVLQNIVLGHEPTENGLVDTESARADIEEITARYGFDVDQYLDVPVRDLDVGVQQRVEIVKSLYRGAEILILDEPTAVLTPQEVEGLFDVMDELTASGHSLVFITHKLSEALTAADEITVLRDGEAVGTVDAADTSEQELARLMVGREIDFDRRERAPTTGDPVFEAEAVHVRDDRGLEQVRGVDFTVREGEILGIAGVQGNGQTELVEALTGLRPVQSGRIRFGEEDITGTGRRDRLEQGIAYIPEDRQEEGLVMDYDLVRNGLLGFQTTAPYVQRGLVDWDAVRDHAEGIVEEYDVQPPDATAEASSLSGGNQQKFVVGREIEHEPTVMVAAHPTRGVDIGSIEFIHDRLMELREAGLAVVFVSSKLEEIQTLSDRIAVMYEGEFVDVVDPEVVTEEDLGLLMAGHERAASGEPSADGSQAPEHTDTATDRGDGA from the coding sequence ATGACGAGGAGTGAAAGCCAGCGGGACACCGACGAGACCCCCGCGGTCAGCCTGTCGGGTATCACCAAGCGGTTCGGTGACGTCGTCGCCAACGACGGGGTCGACTTCACGCTCGAAGCGGGGTCCGTCCACGCGCTGCTGGGCGAGAACGGGTCGGGGAAGACGACGCTGATGAGCGTCCTCTACGGCCTGTACGACCAGGACGCCGGCGACATCGCCGTCCACGGCGACCCGCAGGCGTTCGACTCGCCCCGGGACGCGATGGACGCCGGGGTCGGCATGATCCACCAGCACTTCCAGCTGGTCGAGCCGATGACCGTCCTGCAGAACATCGTTCTCGGCCACGAACCGACCGAGAACGGGCTGGTCGACACCGAGAGCGCCCGTGCGGACATCGAGGAGATAACCGCCCGCTACGGCTTCGACGTCGACCAGTATCTCGACGTTCCCGTCCGCGACCTGGACGTCGGCGTCCAACAGCGCGTCGAAATCGTCAAGAGCCTCTATCGCGGCGCGGAGATACTGATACTCGACGAACCGACGGCCGTCCTCACCCCACAGGAGGTCGAGGGCCTGTTCGACGTGATGGACGAGCTGACGGCGTCCGGCCACTCGCTCGTCTTTATCACGCACAAGCTCAGCGAGGCGCTGACGGCGGCCGACGAGATAACCGTGTTGCGCGACGGCGAGGCCGTCGGGACGGTCGACGCCGCCGACACCTCCGAACAGGAGCTCGCGCGGCTGATGGTCGGCCGCGAAATCGACTTCGACAGGCGGGAGCGCGCGCCCACGACCGGCGACCCGGTCTTCGAGGCCGAGGCCGTACACGTCCGGGACGACCGGGGTCTCGAACAGGTGCGCGGCGTCGATTTCACCGTCCGCGAGGGGGAGATTCTGGGAATCGCCGGCGTACAGGGGAACGGCCAGACCGAACTGGTCGAGGCGCTGACCGGTCTCCGGCCGGTCCAGTCCGGTCGCATTCGGTTCGGTGAGGAGGACATCACCGGGACGGGTCGCCGGGACCGGCTCGAGCAGGGAATCGCCTACATCCCCGAGGACCGCCAGGAGGAGGGGCTCGTGATGGACTACGACCTCGTCCGGAACGGCTTGCTCGGCTTCCAGACGACCGCGCCCTACGTCCAGCGCGGACTCGTCGACTGGGACGCCGTCCGCGACCACGCCGAGGGAATCGTCGAGGAGTACGACGTACAGCCCCCGGACGCGACGGCCGAGGCGTCGTCGCTGTCGGGCGGCAACCAACAGAAGTTCGTCGTCGGTCGCGAAATCGAACACGAGCCGACGGTGATGGTCGCCGCCCACCCCACGCGAGGGGTCGATATCGGCTCGATAGAGTTCATCCACGACCGCCTGATGGAACTGCGCGAGGCCGGTCTCGCGGTCGTGTTCGTCTCCTCGAAGCTCGAAGAGATCCAGACCCTCTCCGACCGGATCGCGGTCATGTACGAGGGGGAGTTCGTCGACGTCGTCGACCCGGAGGTGGTCACCGAGGAGGACCTCGGTCTGCTGATGGCCGGCCACGAGCGGGCGGCGAGCGGCGAACCGAGCGCCGACGGGAGCCAAGCGCCCGAACACACCGATACGGCGACCGACCGAGGTGACGGGGCGTGA
- a CDS encoding DUF4396 domain-containing protein, translating to MLLHGLLTQLEHALAPVRHVMRPILSDPFVMGVWALTVLASVGILWWDIRERNRTLPSLMKGVWSLVVLYSGPFGLAVYWYSGRTQIANDSLWRRGFRSTAHCYSGCGAGEVLGFVLLGGLLALGSSLVTTAGTFALAYLFGYALTVGPLLQEGVGFGEAMLDALYSETPSITVMEVAAIGTDLLVAGQAHISDLLFWGALAFSLSVGFVFAYPVNATLVYFGVKEGMENPANMG from the coding sequence ATGCTACTCCACGGACTCCTCACACAGCTCGAACACGCGCTCGCACCGGTTCGCCACGTCATGCGCCCCATCCTCTCGGACCCGTTCGTGATGGGGGTCTGGGCACTGACCGTGCTCGCGTCCGTCGGTATCCTCTGGTGGGACATCCGCGAACGGAATCGGACACTCCCGTCGCTGATGAAGGGCGTCTGGTCGCTGGTCGTGCTCTACTCCGGGCCGTTCGGTCTCGCGGTCTACTGGTACTCCGGTCGGACGCAAATCGCCAACGATTCGCTCTGGCGGCGGGGCTTTCGCTCGACGGCCCACTGCTACTCCGGGTGTGGGGCCGGCGAAGTCCTCGGCTTCGTCCTCCTCGGTGGCCTCCTCGCGCTCGGGAGTTCGCTCGTCACCACGGCGGGGACGTTCGCACTCGCATACCTGTTCGGCTACGCGCTCACCGTCGGCCCGCTGCTGCAGGAGGGCGTCGGCTTCGGGGAGGCGATGCTAGACGCCCTCTACAGCGAGACGCCGAGCATCACCGTCATGGAGGTCGCCGCCATCGGGACGGACCTCCTGGTCGCCGGCCAGGCCCACATCTCCGACCTGCTGTTCTGGGGCGCGCTGGCGTTCTCGCTGTCGGTCGGATTCGTCTTCGCGTACCCGGTCAACGCCACCCTCGTCTACTTCGGCGTCAAGGAAGGGATGGAGAACCCCGCGAACATGGGGTAG
- a CDS encoding ABC transporter permease, producing the protein MTDADSDRARGTLDRLADRLLDASVGERVAIATASTGLALLIGLVVVALAGYDSMAFLENVAVGAFGDANALARTLKFTTLFVLTGVAVAIAFRAGVFNIGVQGQFVVGGFATVVTILWLAPLLPTGATGGVLLMLLGTAAGVVAGGAYAAIPGVLKAYGDANEIVTTIMLNFIATGVVGYFVDGPFRGEGNRAPNTARIPEYVSLPRLVFDVPDFSVVGLAVTLAVVVAVAWVLARTRFGYEMVTSGHQVAAATFSGVNARQTVVATMTLSGMVAGVAGALFAIMIQGYYSDPAGIGTYGFDAIAVSLLAANNPLGVLPAGLLFGGLDSAGSHLRINSDVPVQLIDGIIGLVVLFVAAPELFRMAAVRLGLGGED; encoded by the coding sequence GTGACTGACGCCGATTCGGACCGCGCTCGCGGGACGCTGGACAGGCTGGCCGACCGGCTACTGGACGCCTCCGTGGGCGAGCGCGTCGCGATTGCGACCGCGTCGACCGGACTCGCACTGCTCATCGGGCTGGTGGTGGTGGCGCTCGCGGGGTACGACTCGATGGCGTTCCTGGAGAACGTCGCGGTCGGCGCGTTCGGCGACGCCAACGCGCTGGCGCGGACGCTGAAGTTCACGACCCTGTTCGTCCTCACCGGGGTCGCCGTGGCAATCGCGTTCCGCGCCGGGGTGTTCAACATCGGCGTCCAGGGACAGTTCGTCGTCGGCGGGTTCGCCACTGTGGTCACGATACTGTGGCTGGCACCGCTGCTCCCCACCGGTGCCACCGGCGGCGTGCTGTTGATGCTGCTCGGGACCGCCGCGGGCGTCGTCGCTGGCGGCGCGTACGCCGCGATTCCGGGCGTGTTGAAGGCCTACGGCGACGCCAACGAGATCGTCACGACCATCATGTTGAACTTCATCGCGACCGGCGTCGTGGGCTACTTCGTCGACGGGCCGTTTCGCGGCGAGGGCAACCGCGCCCCGAACACGGCCCGGATTCCGGAGTACGTCTCGCTACCACGGCTCGTCTTCGACGTGCCCGACTTCTCGGTCGTCGGGCTGGCGGTGACGCTCGCGGTCGTCGTCGCCGTCGCCTGGGTCCTGGCTCGGACGCGGTTCGGCTACGAGATGGTCACCAGCGGTCATCAGGTGGCCGCGGCGACCTTCTCGGGGGTGAACGCCAGGCAGACAGTCGTCGCGACGATGACGCTCTCCGGCATGGTCGCCGGGGTCGCCGGCGCGCTCTTCGCGATTATGATTCAGGGGTATTACAGCGACCCCGCGGGCATCGGAACCTACGGCTTCGACGCCATCGCGGTGAGCCTGCTCGCGGCCAACAACCCGCTGGGCGTCCTCCCGGCCGGCCTGTTGTTCGGCGGTCTCGATTCGGCGGGGAGCCACCTGCGGATCAACAGCGACGTACCGGTCCAGCTGATCGATGGAATCATCGGACTGGTCGTCCTGTTCGTCGCGGCCCCCGAACTGTTCCGCATGGCTGCCGTGCGACTCGGGCTGGGAGGTGAGGACTGA
- a CDS encoding BMP family lipoprotein: MSSETKPHDLDSESTDTGTRSAMDRRTLLASSAAVLGSTVLAGCSGDGGDGGDGGDGGDSATTNIAIVSSPAGFDDSAFNDLALEGLQTAAEEYDISINQVEETEQSQYQSVQAELAQSGDYDLIVLVSYNHTEALSQNAPEYSDQYWMLINDHVDEPNVAGYTWANHQMSYLAGVLAGTMTTEELSHDDSSTTPDSAQVGFVGGVDGSLINAFERAYVAGAEWVNDSVDVNVGYIGNYTDTDTAADIASSQYNDGADIVYHAAAAAGRGVFEAAQENGRFAVGVDADQSQTLPDFQDVILGSAVKYINEGTRTVAVGVAEDNWAEVSGANTLGLDQEAVDCVIGQAFQDQLPDVVNQNLEEAKQAIVDGDIQVPCTASGCN; the protein is encoded by the coding sequence ATGAGTTCAGAAACTAAGCCACACGACCTCGACTCCGAATCTACCGACACGGGAACACGGTCGGCGATGGACAGACGGACGTTGCTTGCGTCAAGCGCCGCAGTCTTGGGGAGCACGGTGCTGGCCGGGTGTTCGGGCGACGGCGGTGACGGCGGTGACGGCGGTGACGGCGGCGATAGCGCGACGACCAACATCGCTATCGTGTCCAGTCCGGCCGGTTTCGACGACAGCGCGTTCAACGACCTCGCACTCGAGGGCCTCCAGACGGCCGCCGAGGAGTACGACATCAGCATCAATCAGGTCGAGGAGACCGAACAGTCGCAGTACCAGTCGGTGCAGGCCGAACTCGCACAGAGCGGCGACTACGACCTCATCGTCCTCGTCTCGTACAACCACACCGAGGCACTCTCACAGAACGCCCCGGAGTACTCGGACCAGTACTGGATGCTCATCAACGACCACGTCGACGAGCCCAACGTGGCGGGCTACACGTGGGCGAACCACCAGATGTCGTACCTCGCGGGCGTGCTCGCGGGGACGATGACCACGGAGGAACTGTCCCACGACGACAGTTCGACCACGCCGGACAGCGCGCAGGTGGGCTTCGTCGGCGGCGTCGACGGCTCGCTCATCAACGCCTTCGAGCGCGCCTACGTCGCCGGCGCGGAGTGGGTCAACGACTCCGTCGACGTGAACGTCGGCTACATCGGCAACTACACCGACACCGACACCGCCGCGGACATCGCCAGCTCGCAGTACAACGACGGGGCCGACATCGTCTATCACGCCGCGGCCGCCGCGGGCCGGGGCGTCTTCGAGGCCGCGCAGGAGAACGGCCGCTTCGCCGTCGGCGTCGACGCCGACCAGTCCCAGACGCTCCCGGACTTCCAGGACGTGATTCTGGGCTCGGCAGTCAAGTACATCAACGAGGGCACCCGGACGGTCGCAGTCGGCGTCGCCGAAGACAACTGGGCGGAGGTCTCGGGCGCGAACACGCTCGGGCTCGACCAAGAGGCGGTCGACTGCGTGATCGGCCAGGCCTTCCAGGACCAGCTGCCCGACGTCGTCAATCAGAACCTCGAAGAGGCCAAGCAGGCCATCGTCGACGGCGACATCCAGGTGCCGTGTACCGCCTCCGGGTGTAACTGA